GCTTTAACAAAAGCCTCCTTTGCTGCAAAGCGTTTAGCAAAATACTTTGCCCGTATTTCTTGACTGTTGTACTTTCTGCTTATCTCTATTTCCTGCTCAGTGTAGACTTTATTGAGGAATTTTTCCCCATACTTCTGCAGTATTTTCAATATCCTTGGTATATGTACTATGTCAGTGCCGATGCCGCGTATCATTCTGCATTGAAGCGGTTTATTGCTTCTTCAATCTGCATTTCCTCAATTTCTCCAGTTGCCCTATTTTTTATTTCAACTATATTTTCACTTGCTGCTTTCTTTCCAACAATTATTTGCCACGGTAAGCCTATTAGGTCCATTCTAGCAAATTTCACTCCTACGCTTCCCTCTGTATCATTGTAAAGCACTTCATCGTTTTTTAAAGCTTTGTATATTTTGTCTGCAATCTCCACGCATTTGCTAGTTTTCGTTTGTAAATTGATTAGACCAATCCTAAAGGGAGCTATCGCCTCTGGCCAGATAATCCCTTTATCATCATGAAAAGCTTCTATTATCGCACCAACAAGCCTTGAAACTCCAATGCCATACGAACCCATATGCACGTTGACATTTTTTCCATCGTGTGAGGTGACTTTTGCATTCATTGGCTTTGAATATTTATCGCCAAAATAAAAAATGTGCCCTATTTCAATACCTTTACTAACGCTTAACTGTTCTTGCGGTATAGGGCAAGTTTTGAGGTCGTGCATATCATCTGCAACTGCGTATATACTCTTCAGACTTTCAATATCTTCACTTTCTAATAACTTGGAAAATTTATTGTCGTAGTATAAAGTGCTCTCACCAGTGCTTGCCAATATGTGAAATTCATGGCTTAAATTTCCTCCAATTGGCCCTGTGTCTGCTCTTACTCCAATTGGGGTGAGTCCCATGCGTTTGAAGATTTTTATGTAAGTTTTGTACATCAAATTGTATGAATTCAGTGCATTTTCATAGTCTATATCGAAACTATACGCATCCTTCATCAAAAATTCCCTGCCTCTCATAACACCATAACGAGGCCTTACTTCATCACGAAACTTCCACTGAATTTGATATAAACAAAGTGGTAAATCCTTGTAACTCTTTACTGTACCTCTAATCAAATCAGCTGCTACCTCCTCATGCGTTGGCCCGAAAAGCATATCACTCTCATGCCTATCCTTAATGCGCAGCATCTCTTTGCCGTAATCATCATAACGTCCTGATTCTCGCCAAAGGCTTGCTGGTTGCACACAAGGCATTAATACCTCAATTGCACCAGCTTTATTCATTTCATCTCTGATGATGTCTTCAATATTCCTAAGCACGCGCAGACCGAGCGATAACCAAGAATGAATGCCAGACGCTGTCTGCTTGATTAAGCTCGCACGTAACGAATATCGGTGAGAAGCAATTTCAGCACCAGCCGGGATCTCTTTCAAAGTTGGTAGGTAATATTTAGATAGGCGCATTTAATAGATCTGATTGTACTGAGTAATTTTAGTACAATCAGATCTATAGGTAAACTTATTTTAAGAAGGGAAGCGCTAAAACATCTCCATTCTATTACCTATAATTTTCAAACAGTTTAGCACGCTCCTTGAAAGAAAGAGCAGATGGTTCTTCCAACTTGCTACTCGTTAAGCCTGTACCATTCTCTTTTTCTATAAGAGGACTTTTAGGTCTTGTGTGTAAATTAGCAGGCTTAAGAGGTAACGATGGCTCCTCTACCTCTGGTGCAGAATGTAGCGGAGATATGGGTTTAAGTTCTACGTTATTACCGGATATATAACCACCGTCGGAAGATCCGCTTCTTTCTCTATGGCCTAATTGGGAGCCTGAAGATGCCTGCACGACAGTTCCTTGGCTCGCATTCCGATTTTCATTATCACTAGATATATGATCATTGTCGGGACTTTCGCTTCTTGTTTTACTACCTGGCTGAGGGTTTGAGGGTGTAGATTTTTTTCTGCGTTTTGTCCGCTTCTTCTGCTTTGTCTCTTTCCGTTTGCTTTCACCTTCATCTGTAGAGCAACCTGAACTACCGTCAGAATGTTCGCTTTCACTGTCTGGGTTTTTAATTATCTTTTTTCTCTTTGCAAGAGCCGGAGCTATATCTGCAGGACCAGATTGCCGTTGCCTTTTCCTTTCTGCTTGCTCCCTTTCAATTTTTGCAGCGAGCTCTTCTCTTATCTTTTGGTTAGCATTGTCCTCATTGCTTTTGGGTGTTGCACTCAACTTTTCTGGGTCTTGCTTACGAGTATCATCTTTTTTACTAGCCTTCCTTTTCTGCAAAAGATCTTTAAGCTCCTTATTTACATCACTCCAAAGATCTATTTGACTATTAGCCTTATTTTTAGGCCCGCTAGAGCTACCAGTTTTATTTTTTTTTGTATTTCTCAACGCTGCGAGCGGATCGATTTGTATCACAGGTGGTGGTGGTGGTGGCGGTGGTGGCGGAGCAGCACTGTGTGGTGATTGGGACGCTGCAGCACCAGTTTGTGGGATGGCTGTACCAAGCGTTATTGGAGATTGAGCAGGAGTATGTATACCTGATTCATTTTTTATATTAGTATTACCATCAAATTCCGTCTGTGTTCCACTATTTTGCTTAACAAGCTTATTGGATTCTTCTCCAGTTGACTTACTTTCCAGGTTAGTACTATTTTCATGCACAAATCCTCCTGCTAGCTCTTTTGTTGGCTGCTTAGGTTCAATTTGCTGGTCAGGTTCTTCTTTACTAGGGCCTGCTTCTTTCTTATTATCAGCTTTAGAAATGATCAGTTTGACAAGATATATCACTGAAACCAGTGCAACAACAGCAGAAACAGTAAAAATTGCCAAAGGAACTGCTGCAATCGTACCAGAAAATGCTGTAATAACATAAGGAAGATATTGACTGGCTATAAAACTTAATACAGACGATGATAAAATAGCTATTAAAGGACCAAGATTGGATGTACGCATTTTTTCACCTCGCTAGCTTATACAATGTTGATAATAGCTAAATTATCATACCTGTCAATAATTTATGGACAATTATTTTAATTTACTATACGACCAACAATGGTCACATAATATTTATAGAATCATTTTCTTAGCATATACCGCAATATCTCACTCGCTATAGCAACATCCTGGCGTGGAGTTTTGCCGTGTTCTATGAATACAGAGATTGCGTAGCACGGGCCATGGCAGGGGCCATAAGCGATAAACAATTTATGGCTTTCACCCCTGGAGTTTATCTCTGGAGTACCGGTTTTGCCGGCAATTTGTATGAACTCAAGCCCTTTTCTATAGGCTCCAGCTTTAGAATTCACCACATCAAACATAGCTTTTCGAACTATGTCAAGGTGCTCATGATTCACATCGATTTCAGAAAAATCCTGTGCCGTTTTACTTATCTCAATGTGGGGAACCACCTCTTTCCCTGTTGCAATCCTTGCTGCAAGAACTGCAAGTTGCAGTGGTGTTGTAAGCAAATATCCCTGTCCTATAACTAAGTTGATAGTGTCACCCAAATACCACTGCGAATATAGCTTCTGCATGCGCCAATCTCTATCAGGCAATAACCCTGGAGCTTCCTCCTTAAACGTTCCAATTAGTGGCCCACTTCCGATACCAAATTTTCTGGCCATTTCTACTAGAGAGTCTATACTTATTTTTTTTCCTATATTATAAAAGTAAGTGTTGCATGAGAAAGTCATTGCCTCGTTTAAAGATACATATCCATGGGCTTTGCTTTTCAGGCAACGGAATTTCCGCTCTCCTATTGTCATATAGCCCCTACATGAAAATTTTTCCTCTGGTGTGATTATTCCGTCCTTTAAACCTGCAAGCGCAACTATTACTTTAAATATCGAACCAGGTGGAATTTGATACGATAATGCACGATTTACAAGCGGTAATGAAGGAGCATTTAGACTCTCCCAAGTCTCATTCGATAGTCTGCTAGTAAAGAGATTATTATCGTAGGAGGGTGAATTGTATAACGCTAAAATTTCCCCATTATTTACATCAATGACCACTGCAGAGCCTTTGTGACCCTGAAATACCTCTGCAATTTTCTTCTGCAGATCAATATCAATTGTTAGCTGCACATCTTGCCCGTCTTGCTGTGGTATGTTCAATAATTCTCTCATAACACGCTTCTTGGAATTTATTTCCTGCTCAGATTTCCCTGGTTCACCTTTTAATATATGATCATACGTATACTCAATGCCACTTACTCCTACCTCGCTTATTTCCTGCTGTTTTTTCGTATACCCAAGTACATGAGAACACATCGAACCAAACGGATAGTAACGTTTATAAAGAGCAGTTATTTTTGTCCCCGAAGGTCTTGCTAAATCAGATTCAATTTCTGATAACACCTGCAAATCAGCTTCTTTACCAGAAATTTTCTGCTCATTAAACACGATTTTGTTTACCGCGAGTTCGACGCCATTTCTATCTAGAATTCTGCCCCGCCTAGGCACAATATTGGTAATCCGTATCCTATTATTGTTAGAAAGCGCTTCGTATTTTTGTCTATTCCGTATTTGTAAATTATATAGCCTATAACTAAAAATTGTAGAAATGGTAAGCTGAATGCTACCTAATATGAATGCTCTGCGGTTAAAGACTTTGTTTTTTGTCCACATAGAATCCCTTCAAATATAGCTCTGTGGCTTATTATATGAATATAAGAGACCGAAAAACTTCTACACATGAATTGCAAAGGCAGTATGTTAAATGTTATAGCAGTTAAATGCAAATAAGTACACTTGTGCAAACATTGTCAGCCGTAAGCTAAATAATTCACAGAAACAAAAAAACTACTTGACAACCTGCGCCAGTCCCCTTACAATAGAGTTGTGGGTGTTTTAGACCTAAAATTTATTTTGAATCTTTGTATTAAGTGACAAAAGCACAGTATAAAACAAGGCGTGTTATGTTTAATTTTTGCAGCATGGATACTGCATGTCTTTATAATTTTTTGCCTACATTAGCTGGACCTCGCTTATTAAGCGGTGTAAGAGAGAACCGGACGCCAAGTTTTTGAGAGAACAGTAAACAACTCACGTTGCGGGGTTTCGTTTGTCTTTTTTTTTAATTAGTTAAAAATTTAACCAATCTCATTTTTTTCACAAAAAAATTGCTTGACAAGTTTCAACGTTTCCCTTATCATGAAATTATGGGTATTTACAACCCTAAGGTCAGCTACTTGTTAAGCGTATAGAGCATTAACGCCAAGTTATTAAAATAGATATTGACCAGGGCTTCTTTTGCCTTTTTTTCAGCTTTTATGCAAGAAAATAGTCAGATTATAGCAAACTAAGTTTTGATGCAAACGTGGCTTTTCAAAATTTTGCAAAAATCCTTTAATTAGCAGGGTTGACTTATTTTTTTAGTGTTTATAATGAAGGTTAGGTTATCAGATAGCATAGGTGATGCGTAATCTTCTGCAAAAATGTTTAATTCTACTAATTCTTAGTATAAATGTCTGTTATGCGGAGAATGTTTTACTGCAAGCCCCACAAAAAGTTTCTGAAGAAGACATCAATAGAGTAACAGCTAATCATGACAGTAGTATGTGCTTTGCTCAGACAGAACCGGGAAAATGGCATGTGAAATGGTGCTGGAACTCTTGTATAGACTCTGGAAATAGCAAATCAGGGTTTCAACTATCCTTTAATGGTGATGATTTAATTAAAGAATTGACAAAGCAAGAAAATGTCTCGCTCAGCGATAAAGAAGGACAAAAAAATTACGAATACGGTTGTGTAGTTAGTGACAAAAGGTTAAGTAGCAAAAGATCAAACAATACCTATCATTTTGCTCAAACTTTGTACGTACGAAATGCAACTCCAAATAGGATATCAGTACCACAAGTTGTTAAACTCATCAACGACAAGAATGTAGTTTTCTACACTGGTGCTGGAATATCAGCACTAGTAGTGCCAGATGTATCCGAGCTTAATAAACAATTTGGAGTAGCTTTTTACGACCGCAACTTAAAGCAAGATGATGCTATTGCACTTATACATAAAATTCTCAAGGAACCAGAAAAGTTTGCGAAAATTATAGACAATTTCTACAAAGCTTGTCTTTATGGCATACCAACTTCAGCTCATTACGCAGTGAAGAATATAGCTTTACTTAAAAATTGGCAGCTACTCACTGAAAATGTGGATTTACTTCACCAACGTTCAGGGATTGAGGTCTTGGGAAACACGGGTGGTAAAATGAATTTTGATTGGTTGATGAATAATATCAAACCAGAGCACTTAAGGCAAATTGATTTTATTGTTACCTGCGGACTCAATAGTGACACAGTTGGGTTTCTCGCTTTGTATAAAAAGCATAATCCTAAAGGAAAGATAATTGCAATGAATCTAGTACAACCAAATTACTTAGGAGATGATGATATTTTGGTAGCTGGTGATTTGCAAGAAACTTTGCCTGATTTATTTGAGAACTTATCTCGGCTTTAGTTGCGTGAGAGCAAAAACTTTGCAGAGTTCAAATTGAGAATAACTTATTGTTGATAGCTTTAATTTATTAATATATAATGTATATATACTAGTAAATGGAGCTCAAAATGTACGACATATTTGGTTACTTTCCAAAAAATAACACTTGCAACACACAATCAGATAGAGAAAGTTATCAATACACAAAAAGAGATTACGTAACAATTTACTTCAACAATACATTAGCCAGTCTAGGCAGATCATGGGAAAGTTTTAAAATGGATGCATGTTTAACTATGTATGAAATTGGAACTTGGCTGGAAGAAAAATACAAAAGCTTTACTGAACGAGTTAAAAAGTACGATTCCCACACCCCAACAGAAAAACCTCCAATTATTGAAGAAATAGAAATGAAGGAACTTAACTGTGCATTTAAAACATTCCGAACTCCGCCTATTCATCCAGCAAGCAGCAATCCTGGCGCCAATGACCTAAAGCAAGTTGTTGTTACTCGACACGCACCTCAAGTTACTCAACAAAATAGATTAGGTCCTTTAATGCACGATCGTATCTATTATGCAGTTGTATGTTGCTACTTGGATAACATCTTTTCGTGCTTGGAATAGAGTTTGCTATAAAATGAACTACATTAAAGACAGTCATCATAATTAATCTTGCTTAAATAAAACATGGCTGAAATAATCCATGTTTTCAAGCACTTTGCCACTACCTAGGGCAACGCAACAAAGCGGGTCATCTGCCACACGCACTGGCAGTTTTGTTGTTTCACTAATAACTTTGCCTAAATTGCGTAATAATCCACCACCACCAGATAAAACTATCCCTTTATCGACTATGTCAGAAGAAAGTTCAGGAGGAGTGCTCTCTAATGCTGTCTTAATAGCAGAAATTATTTGATGCACAGGCTCTATTAAACTCTCTGCAACCTGATATTCTGATAAAAGCATTTCTTTTGGCATACCGCTCACTAAGTCCCTACCTTTAACCATCATTCCCTCTTTATTATTTTCACCCGGTAGGCTAGCCGAACCTACACTTTTCTTAATTTTTTCAGCTGTTGTTTCACCAATCAATAACTTATGGTTTTCACGAATGTATGATTTTATTGCTTCATCCATAATATCGCCACCTACTCTGGCAGACCGTGAATAAACAATCCCTCCTAAAGAAATAATTGCAACTTCGGTTGTACCCCCTCCTATATCAACAACCATGGAACCCTCAGGTTCGGTAACCGGAAGTCCAGCACCAATTGCTGCAGCCATTGGCTCTTCAATCAAAAATACTTCATTTGCACCAGCACTTTCTGCTGCATCTTGTATAGCACGCCTTTCAACTGGAGTGGACCCAGATGGAACACATATGATAATGTTAGGTTTATTAACAGTGAGTTTTGTATTTGCACTGCGTATGAAATACTTTAGCATCTCTTCCGCACTTTTAAAATCAGCAATGACCCCATCTTTTAATGGCCTGATTGCCTCTATTTCTCCAGGCGTTTTTCCTAGCATCATTTTAGCTTTTTTACCAAAAGCGTAAGGAACATAGCTTCCTTTTTCCTTTATTCTTGCTACAACTGAAGGCTCATCAAGCACTATTCCTTGATTTTTTTGATAAACTAAAGTGTTCGCAGTGCCAAGATCTATAGCAATATCGCTAGCAAATAAACCTTTGAAAGTGAAAATGTTACAAAATTTTCTAGTTAATTTCTGAAAAAAACTCATATACAACTCAAAAAAACATTTTATTGAGACAAATTATACTTTTCAGATAAGTAATTAGTACAGCATTCAACGTCTAACCCCTTGCCTGTTACTTTTTTTAGTAGATTCGAAAAACCATACTTTGTACTGCATATATTTTGGGATAACCAGCTGATAAGTAAACTAAAATCTCCTTTCATTATAGCACCTAAGAACTCGTGATGATTTTTTTTAATGAAAGAAAAAATCTGTACAGCGGTAATTAAAGCCATAATTTTAATAGGGAAATATCCCATGATTCCGCTTGCCCAGTATTCATCTTGAAAATAAGTGTCTAGTTCATTTTTAGCTTTTACTGGAATTTTATAATGCTTCATACCTTCCAGCCATGCATCATGGAGGTCTTTGACCTCTAACGTACCATTTATTATATTCTGTTCTAACCTAGTCCTCAGCATGATGTGAGCTAACAGACTAAGTTCATCTGCATTCTTTAAAAGGGAAGAAAAATTTATTTTATTGAAAACCAAATACAAATTCTCAATACTGCTAAATTTTGCATTAGTCTTACCTTTTATACTAAACTTCTCTTTTATGTACGGTTGAATAAATTCAATAAATTCTCTAGATGTTCCAATCACCCTCTCCATGAATAATCCTTGGGTTTCATACATAACGTGTTCTGCAATTAGGCTACTTACAGAATTTTGCGCTAAACATTTTCGATAAATTTCATGGCCACTACATCGTAAAAGTAGAAACAAACCGCAACAAAAATCAGATTCATTGTAATCTATAGGGTGATAACAAGAAGTGTGGCATAATGTAATACCCATTTTCTGTAGACACAGCGAGCCGAGTTCAATCTGCCTTTGAGTAGCAACTTTCTGCATATTAATGGCTTTGTCTTTCTTTTGCTTTTCAATTATTTTATCTACACTTTCACAAAAAAATTTGCCTACTTTAGGAAATATTTCCTTTATGCTCTTTTCTGTGATATCAAAATCATAGTCAGCAAGCAGTGAGTCGTATTTCGAGCATTTTAATTGCTGCGATTTTATAGAAACAACTTCGCGAACGAGCTTGACCAGATCAGCAAAGCGTTTTTTCAGCTTTTCCAAGCTGCTAGTTTCAGACTGAGATAGCTTCCATAAATTTTGGCACTCAACTTTAGCTTGAGATAAAGACTTTACTAAATCAATGGGAATAGCACTGCTGCTTTTATGCATTCTCTCCATTAATTTTAGCTGCCGATTGTTAACATTTCTTTTATTGCCAAGAGCACTTGCTTCTATTAATGATTCTTTTATTATGTCGTGAGAAATAATTTCATGTTTAATTTCTTCTAGAAGACCCATTTGCTCAACTTTATCTTCTACGTTTAATTGGCTTTGGCTTAGTACTTTTAGCGTATTTTCAATACTCTTTACCTTACACAATACTTCCTCTAGGAATTTATGAGATTTCATATTTGTTCATTTTTTAGAAAACATCTATTTAATATCGTAATAGATTAATAATAAAGTTAAAAGTATATTTACTCAAAGT
This genomic stretch from Wolbachia endosymbiont of Cimex lectularius harbors:
- a CDS encoding holo-[acyl-carrier-protein] synthase; amino-acid sequence: MIRGIGTDIVHIPRILKILQKYGEKFLNKVYTEQEIEISRKYNSQEIRAKYFAKRFAAKEAFVKALGSGFSQGITIKDIEIYNDIRGKPHLAISKDSISKDHIIHLSLSDDGDYATAFIVICS
- the proS gene encoding proline--tRNA ligase translates to MRLSKYYLPTLKEIPAGAEIASHRYSLRASLIKQTASGIHSWLSLGLRVLRNIEDIIRDEMNKAGAIEVLMPCVQPASLWRESGRYDDYGKEMLRIKDRHESDMLFGPTHEEVAADLIRGTVKSYKDLPLCLYQIQWKFRDEVRPRYGVMRGREFLMKDAYSFDIDYENALNSYNLMYKTYIKIFKRMGLTPIGVRADTGPIGGNLSHEFHILASTGESTLYYDNKFSKLLESEDIESLKSIYAVADDMHDLKTCPIPQEQLSVSKGIEIGHIFYFGDKYSKPMNAKVTSHDGKNVNVHMGSYGIGVSRLVGAIIEAFHDDKGIIWPEAIAPFRIGLINLQTKTSKCVEIADKIYKALKNDEVLYNDTEGSVGVKFARMDLIGLPWQIIVGKKAASENIVEIKNRATGEIEEMQIEEAINRFNAE
- a CDS encoding penicillin-binding transpeptidase domain-containing protein, with the protein product MWTKNKVFNRRAFILGSIQLTISTIFSYRLYNLQIRNRQKYEALSNNNRIRITNIVPRRGRILDRNGVELAVNKIVFNEQKISGKEADLQVLSEIESDLARPSGTKITALYKRYYPFGSMCSHVLGYTKKQQEISEVGVSGIEYTYDHILKGEPGKSEQEINSKKRVMRELLNIPQQDGQDVQLTIDIDLQKKIAEVFQGHKGSAVVIDVNNGEILALYNSPSYDNNLFTSRLSNETWESLNAPSLPLVNRALSYQIPPGSIFKVIVALAGLKDGIITPEEKFSCRGYMTIGERKFRCLKSKAHGYVSLNEAMTFSCNTYFYNIGKKISIDSLVEMARKFGIGSGPLIGTFKEEAPGLLPDRDWRMQKLYSQWYLGDTINLVIGQGYLLTTPLQLAVLAARIATGKEVVPHIEISKTAQDFSEIDVNHEHLDIVRKAMFDVVNSKAGAYRKGLEFIQIAGKTGTPEINSRGESHKLFIAYGPCHGPCYAISVFIEHGKTPRQDVAIASEILRYMLRK
- a CDS encoding Sir2 family NAD-dependent protein deacetylase, encoding MRNLLQKCLILLILSINVCYAENVLLQAPQKVSEEDINRVTANHDSSMCFAQTEPGKWHVKWCWNSCIDSGNSKSGFQLSFNGDDLIKELTKQENVSLSDKEGQKNYEYGCVVSDKRLSSKRSNNTYHFAQTLYVRNATPNRISVPQVVKLINDKNVVFYTGAGISALVVPDVSELNKQFGVAFYDRNLKQDDAIALIHKILKEPEKFAKIIDNFYKACLYGIPTSAHYAVKNIALLKNWQLLTENVDLLHQRSGIEVLGNTGGKMNFDWLMNNIKPEHLRQIDFIVTCGLNSDTVGFLALYKKHNPKGKIIAMNLVQPNYLGDDDILVAGDLQETLPDLFENLSRL
- a CDS encoding rod shape-determining protein codes for the protein MSFFQKLTRKFCNIFTFKGLFASDIAIDLGTANTLVYQKNQGIVLDEPSVVARIKEKGSYVPYAFGKKAKMMLGKTPGEIEAIRPLKDGVIADFKSAEEMLKYFIRSANTKLTVNKPNIIICVPSGSTPVERRAIQDAAESAGANEVFLIEEPMAAAIGAGLPVTEPEGSMVVDIGGGTTEVAIISLGGIVYSRSARVGGDIMDEAIKSYIRENHKLLIGETTAEKIKKSVGSASLPGENNKEGMMVKGRDLVSGMPKEMLLSEYQVAESLIEPVHQIISAIKTALESTPPELSSDIVDKGIVLSGGGGLLRNLGKVISETTKLPVRVADDPLCCVALGSGKVLENMDYFSHVLFKQD
- a CDS encoding carboxypeptidase: MKSHKFLEEVLCKVKSIENTLKVLSQSQLNVEDKVEQMGLLEEIKHEIISHDIIKESLIEASALGNKRNVNNRQLKLMERMHKSSSAIPIDLVKSLSQAKVECQNLWKLSQSETSSLEKLKKRFADLVKLVREVVSIKSQQLKCSKYDSLLADYDFDITEKSIKEIFPKVGKFFCESVDKIIEKQKKDKAINMQKVATQRQIELGSLCLQKMGITLCHTSCYHPIDYNESDFCCGLFLLLRCSGHEIYRKCLAQNSVSSLIAEHVMYETQGLFMERVIGTSREFIEFIQPYIKEKFSIKGKTNAKFSSIENLYLVFNKINFSSLLKNADELSLLAHIMLRTRLEQNIINGTLEVKDLHDAWLEGMKHYKIPVKAKNELDTYFQDEYWASGIMGYFPIKIMALITAVQIFSFIKKNHHEFLGAIMKGDFSLLISWLSQNICSTKYGFSNLLKKVTGKGLDVECCTNYLSEKYNLSQ